From Halotia branconii CENA392, the proteins below share one genomic window:
- a CDS encoding Gfo/Idh/MocA family protein — MNPNKIGVAVVGTGFGQKVHIPGFQAHHRTEVVAVYHRDINQAKTIADFHHIPHACNNIANILVLPEVQAVSIATPPFLHYEMAKAVLQAGKHVLIEKPLTLNVSQAQELYQLAKNQGVTATVDFEFRFVPEWQLFAEVLSTGYVGNKRLVKIDWLGSSRADTSRPWNWYSSQDKGGGALGSLGSHAFDYIYWLFGTVRRLNAYLSTAIPTRVDPASGKLKPVNTDDNCLLSLELADGTPCQVTISAVVHAARTHWLEVYGDRGTLVLGSENQKDYIHGFRIWGSQSGQPLTEIEIPSRLKFPQHYNDGRICAFIRVVDQWVQGIDRQQQIVPSLREGVYSQLLMDLSHQSHAASKWIDVPALEAFLI; from the coding sequence ATGAATCCAAATAAAATTGGTGTTGCAGTTGTTGGTACTGGATTTGGTCAAAAAGTCCATATTCCCGGATTTCAGGCGCATCATCGCACTGAAGTTGTTGCAGTTTATCATCGAGATATTAATCAAGCTAAAACAATTGCCGACTTTCATCATATCCCTCATGCATGTAACAATATTGCAAATATTCTTGTATTACCAGAAGTGCAAGCAGTTAGTATCGCCACACCGCCATTTCTGCACTATGAAATGGCAAAAGCAGTCTTGCAAGCTGGCAAACATGTATTGATAGAAAAACCTTTAACTTTAAATGTATCTCAAGCCCAAGAATTATATCAATTAGCGAAAAATCAAGGGGTAACTGCGACTGTAGATTTTGAATTTCGTTTTGTACCGGAATGGCAACTATTCGCTGAAGTGTTGTCAACTGGCTATGTAGGTAACAAGCGCTTGGTTAAAATTGATTGGTTAGGTTCTTCCCGTGCAGATACTTCCCGACCTTGGAATTGGTATTCTTCTCAAGACAAAGGCGGTGGCGCATTAGGTTCTTTGGGTTCACACGCCTTTGATTACATTTACTGGCTGTTTGGAACAGTACGCAGATTAAACGCTTACTTGAGTACTGCAATTCCGACACGAGTTGACCCTGCTAGCGGAAAATTAAAGCCTGTGAATACCGACGATAATTGTTTGCTGTCGCTGGAATTGGCAGATGGTACACCTTGCCAAGTTACCATCAGTGCGGTTGTTCATGCAGCTAGAACCCATTGGCTAGAAGTATATGGCGATCGCGGTACTTTAGTATTAGGCAGCGAAAATCAAAAAGACTATATACACGGATTTCGTATTTGGGGTTCCCAGTCTGGTCAACCTCTTACGGAAATCGAAATACCTAGTCGGTTAAAGTTTCCCCAACATTACAACGATGGGCGCATTTGTGCATTTATCCGGGTAGTAGACCAATGGGTACAGGGAATTGACCGCCAACAGCAAATCGTACCATCACTACGAGAAGGCGTTTATTCTCAGTTATTGATGGATTTATCCCATCAATCTCATGCTGCATCAAAATGGATAGACGTACCCGCCTTGGAAGCATTTCTTATTTGA
- a CDS encoding DUF4870 domain-containing protein, producing MIKKHKQQMRIWAMLCHISALLAWVLLFVVVFLGIPLYLPLNILAPLIIWRCKKSQYPWIDFQGKESLNFQISVTLYILIAIIISLLLVLASCGIAVTTHGEINEVNTVLDGLLFVWMWLIVILMLLQAFIVTFAAIKAYKGQHYRYPLTMRVLR from the coding sequence ATGATCAAAAAACACAAACAGCAAATGCGGATATGGGCGATGTTGTGTCATATCTCGGCTTTGTTGGCGTGGGTATTATTGTTTGTTGTGGTGTTTCTAGGCATTCCATTATATTTGCCATTAAATATCCTCGCACCATTGATAATTTGGCGATGCAAAAAATCACAATATCCCTGGATTGATTTTCAAGGCAAAGAATCTTTAAATTTTCAAATTTCAGTGACTTTATATATTTTAATTGCAATCATTATATCTTTATTATTAGTATTAGCTAGCTGCGGTATTGCAGTCACTACTCATGGTGAGATTAATGAAGTTAATACAGTTTTAGATGGTTTATTATTTGTGTGGATGTGGTTAATTGTTATATTAATGTTATTGCAAGCATTTATAGTCACTTTCGCCGCCATCAAAGCATATAAGGGACAACATTACCGCTATCCTTTGACTATGCGAGTTTTGCGGTAA
- a CDS encoding DUF1822 family protein yields MTPDTNILSFASTDLILEIPPTTDLDRQAFSHPGSGYQAYLNQLCLSAVLPWLQEDFTSQAQVWPTTTVLPSFWELVSGTAITLDTTRFILVPNETFDLSELRVCQEWVDIPSWAGDYYLGVQVDSDEGYVRVWGYCTHEQLKIQGNYDASDRTYAVDAIDMIADVSVLMVARQICPQEPTRSNIMALPTLSQTQAQNLITRLGKPEIITPRLASPWELWGGLIEHGGWRQSLYERRLGLPEQRSVLQWLQSGISQVAQAIGWERLNLELSAAASRSVEQRQTRVTLSRQLAIAGQLYELLITPQGEPDAQYWRFELRNTAVGAAIPGGFKLRLLTEDLQPFPNNEDIATTAVEQLYIEVALEAKEGVVWEVEPLPENYDREILRF; encoded by the coding sequence ATGACCCCTGACACCAATATATTAAGTTTTGCTTCCACAGATTTAATTTTAGAAATTCCTCCCACCACAGATCTTGATCGTCAAGCTTTTTCTCATCCTGGTTCCGGTTATCAAGCTTACTTGAATCAACTTTGCTTGAGTGCTGTTTTGCCGTGGCTGCAAGAGGATTTTACTTCCCAGGCTCAGGTTTGGCCAACTACCACTGTTTTACCCAGTTTTTGGGAATTGGTGAGTGGAACCGCAATCACATTAGACACGACTCGATTTATTTTGGTTCCCAACGAGACATTTGATTTAAGTGAATTGCGAGTTTGCCAAGAATGGGTAGATATTCCGAGTTGGGCTGGTGATTATTATTTAGGTGTGCAAGTAGATTCAGATGAAGGCTATGTCAGGGTTTGGGGCTACTGTACCCACGAACAATTGAAAATTCAAGGTAATTATGATGCCAGCGATCGCACTTATGCTGTAGATGCTATTGATATGATCGCTGATGTTAGTGTGCTAATGGTGGCGAGACAAATTTGTCCCCAGGAGCCTACACGCAGCAATATTATGGCGTTGCCGACTTTATCACAAACACAAGCACAAAACTTAATTACTCGTCTGGGAAAGCCCGAAATTATTACTCCCCGTTTAGCCAGCCCTTGGGAATTATGGGGAGGATTAATTGAACATGGCGGCTGGCGACAAAGTTTGTATGAACGACGTTTAGGATTACCAGAACAGCGGTCAGTTCTGCAATGGTTGCAGAGTGGTATTTCTCAGGTAGCGCAAGCTATTGGTTGGGAACGCTTGAATTTAGAATTAAGTGCTGCTGCATCTCGGAGTGTAGAACAAAGACAAACACGAGTTACTTTATCACGCCAATTAGCGATCGCAGGTCAATTATATGAACTGCTAATTACACCCCAAGGTGAACCAGACGCACAATATTGGCGCTTTGAGTTACGTAACACTGCTGTAGGCGCAGCCATTCCTGGTGGTTTTAAACTAAGACTCCTAACCGAAGATTTACAGCCTTTCCCTAACAACGAAGATATCGCTACCACTGCCGTAGAACAACTTTACATAGAAGTCGCTTTAGAAGCAAAAGAGGGCGTAGTCTGGGAAGTAGAACCACTTCCAGAAAATTATGACCGAGAAATTCTGAGATTTTAA
- a CDS encoding sigma-70 family RNA polymerase sigma factor, giving the protein MQPRQNIIEIFSTFVQFDGDRFSHWAIESRLHRSIKSCLSHTPKETSEIFWVLYWYKFWQVSETKLLAKQHLAAYLQEPCYWTSQKTATSFVSTQYKLSDCFQIAIAQVDRVLKGFNPEQGNTLKNYAGIIFGSAIRETLRQRREVDICTDWGLLRKISQKRLQESLQNAGLSSDTIVNYVLAWNCFKTLYVPTKASNSRQLSRPDHETWEAIAQAYNSQSPQQVNPQTLEKWLLSIAKAARKYLYPTPNSLNVSKGGDDSWELLDNLPGTEQQSLIHQLVTQEEEQTRNSQKADINKLLVEAIAQLELQVQQILQLYYAQQLNQDTIAKQLDMKQYTVSRRLTKARETLLRSLANWSQDTLHIAVTSDLLTSMSNVMEEWLHNYYSVSPH; this is encoded by the coding sequence ATGCAACCTCGGCAAAATATTATTGAAATTTTTTCGACTTTTGTGCAGTTTGATGGCGATCGCTTTAGTCATTGGGCAATAGAATCAAGATTGCATCGCAGTATCAAAAGTTGTCTTTCTCATACACCAAAAGAAACTTCAGAGATTTTTTGGGTGTTGTACTGGTATAAATTTTGGCAAGTCTCTGAAACTAAACTTTTGGCTAAACAACATTTAGCGGCCTATTTACAAGAACCCTGTTACTGGACATCGCAAAAAACAGCCACTAGCTTTGTCAGTACGCAGTACAAACTATCAGACTGTTTTCAAATAGCGATCGCCCAAGTTGATAGAGTCCTCAAAGGTTTTAATCCTGAACAAGGCAATACTCTCAAAAACTATGCTGGCATTATTTTTGGCAGTGCTATTCGGGAAACTTTGCGCCAACGCCGCGAAGTTGATATCTGTACAGATTGGGGTCTGTTACGAAAAATTTCTCAAAAACGTTTGCAAGAGTCTTTACAAAATGCAGGTTTATCCTCAGACACGATAGTTAATTATGTTCTGGCTTGGAACTGTTTTAAAACTCTGTATGTACCCACAAAAGCCAGTAATTCTCGGCAACTTTCCAGACCAGATCATGAAACTTGGGAAGCGATCGCTCAAGCTTATAATTCACAAAGCCCTCAACAAGTCAACCCACAAACTCTCGAAAAGTGGCTATTAAGTATTGCTAAAGCTGCACGCAAATATCTTTACCCCACCCCAAATTCACTAAATGTATCCAAAGGTGGTGATGATTCATGGGAGTTACTAGATAATCTACCAGGGACAGAACAACAATCCCTAATTCATCAACTTGTTACCCAAGAAGAAGAACAAACCCGAAACTCTCAAAAAGCTGATATTAACAAACTTTTAGTCGAGGCGATCGCTCAACTAGAACTGCAAGTACAGCAGATTTTGCAACTGTACTACGCTCAACAATTAAATCAAGATACAATTGCCAAACAATTAGACATGAAGCAATACACGGTTTCGCGGCGACTGACCAAAGCCAGAGAAACTTTGCTGCGGTCTTTGGCTAATTGGAGTCAAGATACTCTGCATATTGCGGTGACATCAGACCTACTTACCAGTATGAGTAACGTGATGGAGGAATGGTTGCATAATTACTACAGTGTATCTCCTCACTAA
- a CDS encoding valine--tRNA ligase, translated as MTATIPNLPSLYDPFTTEAKWQKFWEENQVYKADPNHGGEPYCIVIPPPNVTGSLHMGHAFEYALIDVLIRYHRMQGRNTLWLPGTDHASIAVHTMLEKQLKKEGKTRQELGREQFLERAWQWKAESEGTILNQLRRLGVSVDWSRERFTMDEGLSKAVVSAFVSLYEEGLIYRGEYLVNWCPASQSAVSDVEVDNQEVDGNLWHFRYPLTDNSGYVEVATTRPETMLGDTAVAVNPNDERYQHLIGKTLTLPIMHREIPIIGDEFVDPTFGTGCVKVTPAHDPNDFEMGKRHNLPLINILNKDGTLNENAGEFQGQDRFVARKNVVSRLEADGVLVKVENYKHTIPYSDRGKVPIEPLLSTQWFVKIRPMADQALQFLDQQSSPEFVPQRWTKVYRDWLVKLKDWCISRQLWWGHQIPAWYAVSETGGQITDSTPFVVAKSADAAWEKAKSQFGENVQLKQDPDVLDTWFSSGIWPFSTLGWPEQTQDLATYYPTSTLVTGFDIIFFWVARMTMMAGHFTGQMPFQDVYIHGLVLDENGQKMSKTKGNGIDPLLLVGKYGTDALRYTMVKEVVGAGQNIRLEYDRKKDESPSVEASRNFANKLWNAARFVMMNLDEQTPQQLGKPIPTEISDRWILSRYHQVIKQTASYIDNYGLGEAAKGLYEFIWGDFCDWYIELVKSRLQPSADASSRRVAQQILAYVLEGILKLLHPFMPHITEEIWQTLTQQPADSKQTLALQLYPQVDNDLIASALEEEFELLIGTIRTIRNLRAEADIKPGAKVTANLQSENAQERQILTAGQAYIQDLAKVETLTIADQQNSQTATAKKPQRGLKVIGLIIVVIVFGRIGLAIGNAMNGVPILGTFLEMVGLVYATWFIAQNLLNAQARQKFWNRLLMPILDQQNLPQTESTQAPEKEIAGVIGTVQVVIPLTGDVVDTATLRAKLEKSLNKAEAEVNSLSARLSNSNFVDKARPDVVQGARDALTEAEKQVEILRDRLQALL; from the coding sequence ATGACCGCAACCATTCCCAATCTCCCCAGCCTCTACGACCCCTTTACCACCGAAGCCAAATGGCAAAAATTCTGGGAAGAAAATCAAGTCTACAAAGCTGACCCCAATCATGGCGGCGAACCTTATTGCATTGTGATTCCGCCACCTAATGTCACTGGTAGCTTGCACATGGGTCACGCCTTTGAGTATGCCTTAATTGATGTCCTCATCCGCTACCACCGGATGCAGGGGCGCAATACCTTATGGCTACCCGGAACTGACCACGCTAGCATCGCCGTTCATACGATGCTAGAAAAGCAACTCAAAAAAGAAGGCAAAACTCGTCAAGAGTTAGGACGTGAACAATTCCTAGAACGCGCTTGGCAATGGAAAGCGGAGTCTGAGGGAACGATTCTCAATCAGCTACGACGCTTAGGGGTCTCAGTAGACTGGTCGCGGGAACGGTTTACGATGGATGAGGGTTTATCAAAAGCCGTGGTATCCGCTTTTGTAAGTCTCTACGAAGAAGGATTAATTTATCGTGGCGAGTACTTAGTAAATTGGTGTCCGGCTTCCCAGTCAGCGGTGTCTGATGTGGAGGTAGATAACCAAGAAGTTGACGGAAATCTTTGGCATTTCCGCTATCCGCTGACAGATAATTCTGGTTATGTGGAAGTAGCGACGACTCGACCAGAAACTATGTTGGGTGATACCGCGGTAGCAGTTAATCCCAATGATGAAAGATATCAGCATTTAATTGGCAAAACGCTAACTCTGCCAATAATGCACCGGGAAATTCCTATCATTGGTGATGAGTTTGTTGACCCCACATTCGGAACAGGTTGTGTCAAGGTAACTCCTGCCCATGACCCCAATGATTTTGAAATGGGTAAGCGCCACAATCTACCGTTAATTAATATTCTTAATAAGGATGGCACACTCAACGAAAATGCTGGTGAGTTTCAAGGACAAGATCGTTTTGTCGCTAGAAAAAATGTAGTTTCTCGCCTAGAAGCAGATGGCGTTTTAGTGAAGGTAGAGAATTATAAGCATACCATTCCTTATAGCGATCGCGGTAAAGTCCCGATTGAACCTTTGCTGTCAACTCAGTGGTTTGTCAAAATTCGCCCAATGGCTGACCAAGCCCTACAATTCCTTGACCAACAAAGTTCTCCGGAGTTTGTCCCCCAACGTTGGACTAAGGTTTATCGTGATTGGTTAGTCAAACTCAAAGATTGGTGCATTTCTCGTCAATTATGGTGGGGGCATCAAATTCCGGCTTGGTATGCTGTCAGTGAAACGGGTGGTCAAATTACCGATAGCACCCCGTTTGTTGTGGCCAAATCAGCAGACGCAGCTTGGGAAAAAGCGAAATCACAATTTGGTGAAAATGTCCAGTTAAAACAAGACCCAGATGTATTGGATACTTGGTTTTCTTCCGGAATTTGGCCGTTTTCGACTTTGGGCTGGCCAGAACAAACCCAGGATTTAGCTACTTATTATCCTACCAGTACCTTAGTTACAGGTTTTGATATCATCTTTTTCTGGGTTGCCAGAATGACGATGATGGCTGGTCATTTCACTGGGCAAATGCCGTTTCAAGATGTTTACATCCACGGGTTGGTGCTGGATGAAAATGGTCAAAAGATGTCTAAGACTAAAGGTAATGGAATTGACCCATTATTATTAGTTGGTAAATATGGTACTGATGCCCTGCGCTACACGATGGTTAAGGAAGTTGTCGGTGCTGGTCAAAATATCCGCTTGGAATATGATCGCAAAAAGGATGAATCTCCATCAGTAGAAGCATCCCGTAACTTTGCTAACAAGTTGTGGAATGCGGCTCGGTTTGTGATGATGAACTTGGATGAACAGACACCACAACAATTAGGAAAACCAATTCCTACAGAAATTAGCGATCGCTGGATTCTTTCTCGCTATCATCAAGTTATTAAACAAACTGCCAGTTACATCGACAATTACGGTTTAGGTGAAGCAGCGAAAGGGCTGTATGAGTTTATCTGGGGTGATTTTTGTGATTGGTATATTGAACTAGTAAAATCTCGCCTCCAACCAAGTGCAGATGCTTCCTCCCGGCGAGTTGCTCAACAAATCCTAGCTTATGTACTAGAAGGAATTTTAAAACTCCTGCATCCTTTTATGCCCCACATTACTGAGGAGATTTGGCAGACTCTCACTCAACAACCAGCAGATTCAAAACAAACTTTAGCTTTACAACTCTATCCGCAAGTTGATAATGATTTGATTGCTTCGGCTTTGGAGGAAGAGTTTGAATTATTAATTGGCACTATCCGCACAATTCGGAATTTACGCGCGGAAGCTGATATCAAACCAGGAGCGAAAGTAACAGCGAATTTACAAAGTGAAAATGCTCAAGAAAGGCAAATTTTAACTGCTGGACAGGCTTACATTCAAGATTTAGCTAAGGTGGAGACTTTAACTATTGCTGATCAGCAAAATAGCCAAACAGCAACTGCGAAAAAGCCTCAAAGAGGTTTGAAGGTAATTGGTTTAATCATTGTGGTAATTGTTTTTGGCAGGATCGGTTTAGCGATTGGCAATGCTATGAATGGTGTTCCTATTTTAGGAACTTTCTTAGAAATGGTTGGCTTGGTTTATGCTACTTGGTTTATTGCCCAAAACTTGCTTAATGCTCAGGCTAGACAAAAGTTTTGGAACCGACTATTAATGCCAATTCTTGACCAGCAGAACTTACCTCAGACAGAATCAACACAAGCACCAGAAAAAGAAATTGCTGGTGTAATTGGTACAGTACAAGTAGTAATTCCTTTGACTGGCGATGTTGTAGATACTGCCACACTGCGCGCCAAGTTAGAAAAAAGCCTCAACAAAGCTGAAGCAGAAGTTAATTCTCTCAGTGCAAGGTTAAGTAATTCTAATTTCGTGGATAAAGCTAGACCAGATGTAGTCCAAGGAGCGCGAGATGCTTTAACCGAAGCTGAAAAACAAGTAGAAATTCTGCGCGATCGCCTCCAAGCCTTGCTGTAG
- a CDS encoding GxxExxY protein, which translates to METNRQDAKNAKREEPSQEVDRLAYAVIGAAIEVHRVLGPGFLEEVYKEALIIEFFRCGIPHVVEKSVTVNYKGHEVGKGRLDFLVANCLVVELKAVQNLAPIHEAQVLSYLRMTNYPLALLINFNVPLLKEGIKRIILYS; encoded by the coding sequence ATGGAAACGAACCGCCAAGACGCCAAGAACGCCAAGAGAGAGGAACCAAGTCAGGAGGTTGATAGACTTGCTTATGCTGTGATAGGGGCAGCAATTGAGGTGCACCGGGTGTTGGGACCGGGGTTTTTGGAGGAGGTGTATAAGGAGGCGCTAATTATAGAGTTTTTCAGGTGCGGGATACCTCATGTGGTTGAGAAGTCGGTAACAGTAAATTACAAAGGACATGAGGTAGGAAAGGGCAGATTAGATTTTCTGGTTGCTAACTGTCTAGTTGTAGAATTAAAAGCTGTTCAGAATTTAGCCCCAATTCACGAAGCACAAGTCCTCTCATACCTCAGAATGACTAATTACCCTCTAGCCCTCCTCATCAACTTTAACGTCCCTCTCCTCAAAGAAGGCATCAAGCGTATTATCCTGTACTCTTAA
- a CDS encoding MFS transporter — protein MKHPTIPHTPWFYIPTLYFASGLPYVIINTVSVIFYKKLGIDNAQIALWTSFLYLPWVIKMFWGPIVDIYSTKRRWILYTQFAMFCALGLVAFCLQLPNFFFISLAALTIGAFISATYDIATDGFYLLALSPEHQAFFVGIRSLAYRLAVIFSSGFLVVVAGQLEVSLNNIPLSWTLAIGCSALILAILFIFHCLVLPLPESDTERQLQATEKIPFWTIIKSYFAQEKIIAVLVFILLYRLGEAMLVKIASLFLLDNPEVGGLGLTTSEVGLVYGTFGVLSLICGGILGGLIIAKYGLKKCLLPMALALNLPDLFYVYLAYTKPSLTLVYPLVSLEQFGYGIGFTAFSVYLMYISQGEYKTSHFAISTGIMALGMMIPGLISGYLQQALGYPLFFVLVCFLTIPGMITLFFIPLEVEKNSPTS, from the coding sequence ATGAAACACCCAACCATCCCCCACACCCCCTGGTTTTACATCCCCACCCTATACTTTGCCTCCGGCTTACCCTACGTCATTATCAACACAGTATCCGTCATTTTTTACAAAAAACTCGGCATAGATAATGCCCAAATTGCCCTATGGACAAGCTTCCTCTATCTCCCTTGGGTAATCAAAATGTTTTGGGGCCCAATTGTCGATATTTACTCTACCAAAAGAAGATGGATACTCTACACCCAATTTGCTATGTTCTGCGCTTTGGGATTAGTAGCCTTTTGTTTACAATTGCCAAATTTCTTTTTTATCTCCCTAGCCGCATTAACAATTGGCGCATTTATTTCAGCAACTTATGACATTGCCACAGATGGTTTTTACCTACTAGCTTTAAGCCCAGAACACCAAGCCTTTTTTGTCGGTATTCGCTCCCTTGCTTACAGACTGGCTGTAATCTTTAGTTCTGGATTTTTAGTAGTTGTAGCTGGTCAGCTGGAAGTCTCCTTGAATAATATTCCTTTAAGCTGGACTCTAGCTATTGGCTGCTCGGCTTTAATTTTGGCGATACTTTTTATTTTCCATTGTTTAGTTTTACCTTTGCCTGAATCAGATACTGAACGACAACTACAAGCAACAGAGAAGATTCCATTTTGGACAATTATTAAATCATACTTTGCTCAAGAAAAGATTATAGCTGTTTTAGTATTTATCTTACTCTACAGATTGGGTGAAGCAATGCTGGTCAAAATAGCTTCTTTGTTTTTACTGGATAACCCAGAAGTTGGTGGACTCGGACTGACAACCTCAGAGGTAGGATTAGTTTATGGAACATTTGGCGTGTTATCGCTAATTTGTGGTGGTATATTAGGAGGATTAATAATTGCCAAATATGGGTTAAAAAAATGCCTATTGCCTATGGCCTTAGCATTGAATTTACCTGACTTGTTTTATGTTTATCTTGCTTATACTAAACCTTCACTAACATTAGTGTATCCTTTAGTTTCCTTGGAGCAATTTGGCTATGGAATTGGATTTACAGCTTTTAGTGTTTATTTAATGTATATTTCTCAAGGTGAATATAAAACATCTCATTTTGCCATATCTACAGGCATTATGGCTTTAGGAATGATGATACCCGGCTTAATTAGCGGTTATTTACAACAAGCACTGGGATACCCCTTATTTTTCGTTTTGGTCTGCTTCTTGACTATCCCCGGAATGATCACTCTATTTTTCATTCCTTTAGAGGTAGAAAAAAATAGTCCAACAAGTTAA
- a CDS encoding N-acetylglucosamine kinase has product MRYVLGIDGGGSKTVCILMNDARQVIGRSEAGSSNYQSIGIAATLKSIQSAICSAVTSTVKIEAICLGLAGVGRAADIENVKVLVQELQNSQLLPIIWDLQPSNIVICNDALIALVGGVGHDVGIVAAVGTGSIIFGRNHQGKTKRVGGWGYILGDEGSAYKIAIAGLQAALKSYDGREISTSLVENFKQHLSLASIEDLIEVIYRQGWKVKEIAALAPIVDLAAASGDEVANKIIDNAAEELIKATSTVINAIFSQNSGLEVITTGSVWRGSSKIHERFTASIINEFPHAKVIFPRFEPAYGAGLLALQRLTR; this is encoded by the coding sequence ATGCGTTATGTTTTAGGAATAGATGGGGGCGGTAGTAAGACTGTCTGTATCTTGATGAATGATGCGCGTCAAGTAATAGGACGTAGTGAAGCAGGGTCATCTAACTATCAAAGTATAGGTATTGCCGCAACATTAAAATCTATTCAATCTGCAATTTGCTCTGCTGTAACAAGTACGGTCAAAATTGAAGCGATTTGTTTGGGTTTAGCAGGTGTAGGACGCGCAGCAGATATCGAAAATGTCAAGGTTTTAGTGCAAGAATTACAAAATAGTCAACTGTTGCCGATTATTTGGGATTTACAACCATCTAATATTGTAATTTGCAACGATGCTTTAATTGCCTTGGTTGGCGGAGTTGGTCATGATGTCGGAATTGTCGCTGCTGTTGGCACTGGTTCGATAATTTTTGGGCGAAATCATCAAGGTAAGACGAAACGAGTTGGTGGTTGGGGATATATTTTAGGTGATGAAGGTAGCGCTTATAAAATTGCGATCGCTGGTCTGCAAGCAGCGTTAAAATCTTATGATGGACGTGAGATATCGACGAGTTTAGTAGAGAATTTTAAACAGCATTTAAGTTTGGCAAGTATAGAAGACTTAATAGAAGTAATTTATCGGCAAGGATGGAAAGTAAAAGAAATAGCAGCTTTAGCACCAATTGTAGATTTAGCCGCAGCGTCAGGTGATGAAGTAGCAAATAAAATAATTGATAATGCTGCCGAAGAATTAATCAAAGCAACTTCTACAGTAATTAATGCTATTTTTAGTCAAAATTCAGGTTTAGAAGTAATCACAACAGGAAGCGTGTGGCGTGGTAGCTCTAAGATACATGAAAGATTTACAGCATCGATTATTAATGAATTTCCTCATGCAAAAGTGATTTTTCCGAGATTTGAACCTGCTTATGGTGCTGGTTTGTTAGCGTTGCAGAGATTAACGAGATAA